In Vibrio crassostreae, one DNA window encodes the following:
- a CDS encoding homogentisate 1,2-dioxygenase, with protein MHKWISFPHREGVCSKQAHADFPEEAIYEREAGRSGFFGPAAHFHHQHAPTGWSEWEGDLRPRAFDFTLVEKASQITPWAVPHLLHNADCKIRVWRMDEKMDFLVRNSDGDELLFIHQGSADLYCDYGHLEVSEGDYVMIPRSTNWRLEPSEPMFILMIENTDAAYSLPEKGMVGNHAVFDPAVLEIPSINDQFRAQYSENQTQVQVKRHDKVSVITYPFNPLDAIGWHGDLAVVKVNWRDIRPLMSHRYHLPPSAHTTFVGAGFVVCTFVPRPIESDPGALKVPFYHNNDDYDEVLFYHAGDFFSRDNIEAGMVTFHPAGFTHGPHPKAFKAGQAHKKKFTDEVAVMIDTRHALQFSDELDSVENKEYVYSWQEK; from the coding sequence ATGCATAAATGGATCTCATTTCCTCATCGGGAGGGTGTGTGCTCTAAACAAGCGCACGCCGACTTCCCCGAAGAGGCAATCTATGAGCGAGAGGCGGGCCGAAGTGGTTTCTTCGGCCCTGCTGCTCACTTTCATCACCAACACGCCCCAACAGGTTGGTCGGAGTGGGAGGGCGATTTACGTCCTCGCGCTTTTGATTTTACGCTGGTGGAGAAAGCTAGCCAGATAACCCCTTGGGCGGTGCCTCATCTTTTGCACAACGCAGACTGCAAAATCCGCGTATGGCGCATGGATGAGAAGATGGATTTCTTGGTGCGTAACTCTGACGGTGATGAGCTGCTGTTCATTCATCAAGGCAGCGCCGATCTCTATTGTGACTATGGTCATCTAGAGGTGAGTGAAGGGGATTACGTGATGATCCCGCGCTCAACCAACTGGCGCTTGGAGCCAAGCGAGCCGATGTTTATCTTGATGATTGAGAACACAGACGCGGCTTACTCGTTGCCAGAGAAAGGCATGGTCGGCAATCACGCGGTATTTGATCCGGCGGTTCTTGAAATCCCGTCGATCAACGATCAATTCCGCGCTCAGTATTCTGAAAACCAGACTCAGGTTCAGGTGAAGCGCCACGACAAAGTCAGCGTGATCACCTATCCGTTCAATCCATTGGATGCAATTGGCTGGCATGGCGACTTAGCGGTGGTGAAAGTGAATTGGCGCGATATCAGACCGCTGATGTCGCATCGCTACCACTTGCCACCTTCTGCACACACTACCTTTGTTGGCGCAGGCTTTGTGGTGTGTACCTTTGTGCCGCGCCCGATTGAGAGCGATCCAGGTGCGCTGAAAGTACCGTTCTACCACAACAATGATGATTACGATGAAGTGCTTTTCTATCACGCTGGTGACTTCTTCAGTCGCGATAATATTGAAGCGGGCATGGTGACCTTCCATCCAGCTGGCTTCACGCATGGGCCTCACCCTAAAGCCTTTAAGGCAGGTCAGGCGCATAAGAAAAAGTTCACCGATGAAGTCGCGGTGATGATCGATACTCGCCATGCACTGCAGTTCTCTGACGAACTTGATAGCGTTGAGAACAAAGAATATGTCTACAGTTGGCAAGAGAAGTAA
- a CDS encoding fumarylacetoacetate hydrolase family protein — protein sequence MKLATKKNGTRDGLLMVVSKDLKQCVPATEIFHAMHLAPTMQVALDNWDSVAPQLEELYTSLNNGHVTGSEVFATQYCESPLPRAYQWADGSAYVNHVELVRKARGAEMPESFWVDPLMYQGGSDAFIGPRDNIEFASDEWGIDFEGEVAVVTGDVPMGASAKQAHDSIRLLMLVNDVSLRGLIPAELAKGFGFFQSKPSSAFSPVAVTPGELGEQWKGSKVHLPLTSTYNDTPFGCPNAGVDMTFNFAELIVHAAKTRPLSAGAIIGSGTVSNKQGTDHGTSIAEGGVGYSCIAEVRMIETIRDGKPSTQFMSFGDSIKLEMFDEAGDSIFGAIDQKVSQYRAV from the coding sequence ATGAAATTAGCAACCAAGAAAAATGGCACTCGCGATGGCCTATTGATGGTCGTGAGTAAAGATCTCAAACAGTGCGTGCCAGCGACGGAGATTTTCCACGCAATGCATCTTGCACCCACCATGCAGGTAGCCTTGGATAACTGGGACAGCGTTGCTCCTCAGTTAGAAGAGTTATACACCTCGCTCAATAACGGGCATGTGACGGGAAGTGAAGTGTTTGCCACTCAGTATTGTGAATCACCATTGCCACGCGCTTATCAATGGGCGGATGGCAGCGCCTATGTAAACCACGTTGAGCTGGTGCGTAAGGCGCGTGGTGCTGAAATGCCAGAAAGCTTCTGGGTTGACCCACTCATGTATCAAGGTGGCTCAGATGCGTTTATCGGGCCGCGTGACAATATTGAGTTTGCCAGTGATGAATGGGGTATCGATTTCGAGGGTGAAGTCGCGGTTGTCACCGGAGATGTACCAATGGGTGCCAGTGCCAAGCAAGCGCATGATTCGATCCGTCTGCTGATGCTGGTGAATGATGTATCCCTGCGCGGCTTGATTCCGGCTGAGCTCGCGAAAGGCTTTGGTTTCTTCCAGTCTAAGCCCTCTTCAGCGTTTTCTCCGGTTGCCGTTACGCCTGGTGAGCTAGGTGAACAGTGGAAAGGCAGTAAGGTACACCTGCCACTGACTTCAACCTACAACGACACACCTTTTGGGTGTCCTAATGCAGGTGTGGACATGACCTTCAATTTCGCTGAACTGATTGTCCATGCTGCGAAAACTCGCCCACTGTCGGCAGGTGCAATCATAGGCTCAGGTACGGTATCGAATAAGCAAGGCACTGACCACGGCACCTCAATTGCCGAGGGCGGAGTGGGTTATTCATGCATTGCTGAAGTTCGTATGATTGAGACGATTCGCGATGGTAAGCCGTCGACTCAATTTATGTCGTTTGGTGACTCGATCAAGCTTGAGATGTTTGATGAGGCGGGTGATTCCATTTTTGGTGCGATAGACCAAAAAGTGAGCCAGTATCGAGCGGTATAA
- the maiA gene encoding maleylacetoacetate isomerase, with amino-acid sequence MSESIVNKNIVLYGYWRSSAAYRVRIGLNLKQLKYESKSVHLVRNGGEQHDPQYRDLNASELVPVLVDGEVQLNQSLTILQYLDESYLCESSPDTSLIPEQVPLRYQALAMAQDIAMEIHPLNNLRVLQYLERELSCEQEAKMDWLHYWMSQGFSALEEKLSKHRQTHGDSVYSLTDSPCIVDICLVPQVYNALRFGVDMSPYPLINSIVEACNQLPAFIEAMPENQADANESM; translated from the coding sequence ATGAGCGAGAGCATCGTGAACAAGAACATTGTACTTTACGGTTACTGGCGCTCTTCGGCTGCCTATCGGGTGCGTATTGGGTTGAACCTAAAGCAACTCAAATACGAGTCTAAATCGGTGCACTTGGTGCGTAATGGCGGCGAGCAGCATGATCCACAATATCGCGATCTCAATGCTAGTGAATTAGTGCCTGTGCTGGTGGATGGTGAAGTTCAACTCAATCAGTCGCTGACGATCTTGCAATACTTGGACGAAAGCTATTTGTGTGAGAGCAGCCCAGACACCTCGCTCATTCCAGAGCAAGTGCCGCTGCGCTATCAAGCGTTGGCAATGGCTCAGGACATTGCGATGGAAATTCACCCTCTGAACAACCTGCGCGTGTTGCAGTATTTGGAGCGGGAATTGTCGTGCGAGCAAGAGGCAAAAATGGATTGGCTTCACTATTGGATGAGCCAAGGCTTTTCAGCGCTAGAAGAGAAGCTTTCTAAGCATCGTCAAACACACGGTGATTCAGTTTATAGCCTGACCGATTCACCATGTATTGTCGATATCTGCTTGGTGCCGCAGGTGTATAACGCGCTGCGCTTTGGCGTTGATATGTCACCGTATCCGTTGATTAACTCGATTGTTGAGGCGTGTAATCAGTTGCCCGCTTTTATTGA